The Gammaproteobacteria bacterium nucleotide sequence ATGTGGGCCAATGTGGCGAAAAGCGGCCGAGATTTACCATGCCTATAAGCAGAAGTTGATTCAGGGAGGTGCGGATGACCTCTGAAGAACTTTTACAGTTCCCGTGCGATTTCCCGTTGCGCATCATGGGCGTGGCATGTCCAGAATTGCTAGATGATGTGATGAGCACCATCCAAAAACATGCCCCTGGCGACTATCAGCCACAGGTGC carries:
- a CDS encoding DUF493 family protein codes for the protein MTSEELLQFPCDFPLRIMGVACPELLDDVMSTIQKHAPGDYQPQVHASAKGNYHAIRVTIRATSREQLDALYHELVSLKHVKVVL